AGAAAATGGGCACTGAAACTCACTGGACTCTACCGTGATGCAGCTGTACAAGCTTTGGAGAGAGACGGAGAAGTACTTTCGCAAGACGTTGTTGTCGTTGTGACAATAAAAGACCCTAGACATCGTGGCACTATATATACCGAATGTCTCGATTTACTAGAACAAAGAGGATATGTACACAACGATATCAATATTCATAATGATATTAGAGTTGATAATTAATGATCGTACTTTATTATGGCTACATATGATTTTTCAAACGCCATTCCCTATGTGCCCACTCATGTTGGAGAACTGATAAACGACGAGCTTGTTGCGTCGGGACTGTCTGTAGAGCAATTGTCAGAAAAAGCTAATATCGAATTGATAGCTTTAAATGAAACAATTTCTGGGAAAAGACAACTATCCACAGAAATGGCTTTACAGATAGAATCAGTTATGGGGATTCCTGCTTCATTGCTTCTGAACATCCAAATTCAATACAACAGTTTTCTGCGGAGAAAATGAATATTCTCCGTAGAAAACTATCGTTTTTCAAACTTTCCCATATCACCTTACCAAAACAGATATGCTATATAATACACCAACAGCATCCCAAGCAGGAACACTGCCACACTGCATCCTATCTTCAATCGTTCCAATACCTCGTCTTGCTCCAGCCCCTTGCTATGTTTGATGATGACAACGATTGATACTATATCTATCAACAATACAGCATATATCATGGCTGGCAGATAGTGAATATGATCCACCATCCACCAGTGTATATCCGCTATATCGTCATATTCCACTTTTGCTTCCCTCATGCTTTCTTTCTCCCTATTAGACAATCGTTTACATCCTTATAATCTTTGCTTATGAAAAGGGCATAAAAAAAGCCCTCCGAAACGGAGAGCTTGGCAAATTCTTGGTGAACTGTTATTTTTCCATGTATTGTTTCAGTTCCTGTGTGATATATGTCCAAACTTCTTGGAAGGTTAGTGGCTCCTTGAATTTGATTTTCTTCAAATAACTATTCCACATAATATTTCGTTTGGCATCTGTCGCAAAAGAATCCTCGAAAAGGCTATATTCCGTAGAGATGGCGGTGCCTCTATTCTCAAACGTGGCTGTGATGGCTTCTTGCAATGTGTCCAAGTCAATATTTCCTGCTTTTAGTATTCTGTACACATCAAAGAAGTCTTTCATGCGGCTGTTCTCTGTCGCATGGTCTATCATTGCCTGATACTTTTCAGCCACCACGGTCTCTAAAGAGTAAGCCAAGATGTCAACTTCTGGTAATGTGTCCAGCAACACCGGATAAGAAAGGTCAACGGGTGCAGGAGTTATGATGTCGCCAAAGCCTACATCCATGGAAATAACTTGGCTTGCCGTGTCAAGTCCTACCTTGACATGCACTCGCACACCATTATATTCTTTTTTGAGAGTGATTTCTTCTACGCTAATGCTGTCCTTTTCAAAGACAACTCCGTCTTCCGGACATTCTATGTCGCATAAATTTCTGAATGTCTCCTTGATATTGTCCAACTCACGGCTAATCTGTTGACCAAGGAAATCTATGTCCAATGTTGGTCTTGCTTTCAAATGCTCATGGGCATACAGTAATGCACCACCTTTCAATATAAAGCGTTCTTTGTATGGACTTACCGACAGACGGTACAACAGACGCTCCTGAAAGTATCGTGTCAATATCGATTGGTAGAAGACATTCTCTTCTTTCGATATATTAAGCAGTTTCGCTCTTACCGAGCGAGCATAATTCTTCGTTGTCATATTTATTATTTTATAGTTCCATTTGTAGATATGTTCCCAATGTTTTGGCAACTCTCAGTTGTGAGGCATATTTCATCAGTTTGCTGACATTACGATCTCTGCGTTTCAGATATTCCTTTATAATCTCCGTACAGACATCTATGCCGATTTTGTTTCTATACTTTACTGCATCACAGACACATTTCTCCACGTCATATATCCTCACCTTGAAACCCTCAATCTCTGTATTCGTAATTCCAAGGTTAAAGGCGGTATCACTCCAATGGTATAGTGTAATTGGGGGATAATCTGGAAGGGTGATTTTTCGGCCTCTTTTTATTGCAAGACAATATTCTTGTGGTACCTGTGTAGTCAACTGATAATGTGACCAAGCGGAATACAGACACAACACACCACCAGGAACAACCTTTTCCACATCAAGCATTTGACTTGCCAAATGGTCATCGGTTGCATACACACCT
This is a stretch of genomic DNA from Segatella hominis. It encodes these proteins:
- a CDS encoding helix-turn-helix transcriptional regulator gives rise to the protein MATYDFSNAIPYVPTHVGELINDELVASGLSVEQLSEKANIELIALNETISGKRQLSTEMALQIESVMGIPASLLLNIQIQYNSFLRRK
- a CDS encoding nucleotidyl transferase AbiEii/AbiGii toxin family protein, with protein sequence MTTKNYARSVRAKLLNISKEENVFYQSILTRYFQERLLYRLSVSPYKERFILKGGALLYAHEHLKARPTLDIDFLGQQISRELDNIKETFRNLCDIECPEDGVVFEKDSISVEEITLKKEYNGVRVHVKVGLDTASQVISMDVGFGDIITPAPVDLSYPVLLDTLPEVDILAYSLETVVAEKYQAMIDHATENSRMKDFFDVYRILKAGNIDLDTLQEAITATFENRGTAISTEYSLFEDSFATDAKRNIMWNSYLKKIKFKEPLTFQEVWTYITQELKQYMEK
- a CDS encoding type IV toxin-antitoxin system AbiEi family antitoxin domain-containing protein; its protein translation is MTNPKSEGYISAKDMAGRAAYYKVLQAAKNGELTRIKRGVYATDDHLASQMLDVEKVVPGGVLCLYSAWSHYQLTTQVPQEYCLAIKRGRKITLPDYPPITLYHWSDTAFNLGITNTEIEGFKVRIYDVEKCVCDAVKYRNKIGIDVCTEIIKEYLKRRDRNVSKLMKYASQLRVAKTLGTYLQMEL